The nucleotide sequence GATAACATCCAAACGCTTTTCATCAAACGCAATCACCTCTTTTGGCACAGGAACTTGAAACCCGGCTTGATGCAATTCCGACTGAGGAAGGAGCGCAACACTTTGAATTTCGCGACCTTGAACAAGCGGCACAGCAATGGCTGCGCCTCGTTGATGGAGCGCGTTTATGAGGGGTGTTAAATCGGGTTCACGCTTTTCTTTGATTGAAAGAAACAAATGAACTGAGCGAGCAGCGGTAACTTCGGGCAGTTCCAAAAGGCGTAAACTCAATGCTTGGCAAAGTGCGTCATACTGCTTCGCCTGAAGCGCCATTCTTTGGGCTTTCATTTGCGAGCGAAGTGCGTCGCGAGCTGCTTTGATTTCGCCGATTTTCATTTCTAAAAAGGTTGTACTTTTGAGATAACTTACAGCATTCTTAAAACTTTCTTGATAGAAATTAACCACAAGTCATCGTTATGCCAGAGGTCCAGCTTGGTTCTGAAAAAAGAGCAGTTTCAAATATTTTTTGTGTCGGTAAAAATTACGCCGATCATGTTCGTGAAATGAAAGCCATCTTTGCAGGGACCGAAGAAAATGAACCGGTTGTTTTTTCGAAACCCACTTCCGCGCTTGTCTTCAATGGCGGCGAGATATCCATCCCACACTTTCAAGGCAAGCCAATTGCTAAAGAGCTTCATCACGAAGTTGAGTTGGTTTTGCTTATCGGGAAAAATGCTGAGAATCTTTCACCCGAAGAAGCGCAGACCGCTGTTGCGGGGTATGGAATTGGTTTGGATATGACGTTGCGCGATAAGCAAACGGCCGCAAAAAAGGCGGGGTCGCCGTGGTTTATATCTAAAGGATTTCGGTCGAGTGCGGCGGTTTCTCCGTTTATTCATTCAAATAATCTTGAGGCAGCAGCATCTCTTTCATTAACACTTGAAAAAAACGGTGTGCGTGTTCAACGCGGGCATACTTCTCAGATGATTTTTAATACACGATTTATCATTTCATACCTTTCGCATCTCTTTGGGTTGCAAGCAGGAGATCTTATTTATACCGGCACACCCTCCGGAATTGGTCCGGTTGAATCGGGAGACCGGCTTGTGGCAACTTTGGCCGAGTCTAATATGGTTCTTGCAAAAGAAACCTTGAGTTCGGAGATGCGTAACACAGAATCAGGAAATCAGGAGGCTCCACCTCAATTCCTTGATCAATCTATCTTAGCAACACTTGAAATCCGAATCCATTGAACCGCAATCATCAGCCCAAAAGTCGGCTGAAAAACCAATAGCAAAAGAGGGGAGGCTTCGACGGCTTGTTCGAGGGCGCGCAATCACAATTTTGGTTGTTACTTGGATTGCCATTATTGTTCTGGCACTTCTTGCCCTTCAATTCGGCGCAGATACATTTATAGTTGGTGAATTGGTTTTTGTTTTTGGTTTGGTCTCAAATGCATTTACAGGGCTTTTAGGGCTTATCGCGTTGGTGCCATTGGTTGGGCCTTTACTCGTGAAAGTTCTGAGTTTTCCGATAATTTGGCTAATTAATGGAATTGGATACTTGGTATCGATTATCGCGATACGGCGCGGTTATTCGCAAGATGTATTGACCTATCGAGGATTAACCATTGCTGTACTGGTAGGCATTGCGATTGGTTATATCCTTGGAAAAATTTTGTAAATGTGCTGATCCTTTACACACCTTAATTGTTTCACTTTCAGGAGATTCTTTTGAATTCAACAAACCCTTTTAATTCGCAACTTTTATCCGTTCTGAAAACCTTAACGTTAAAGGACTGGGCAATTCTCATCTTTCAATTTATTGGAAGTCTTTTTGCGGGTTTTGTCATTTTTTTTCTCAGCATTTTTTTTCTTTCACAAGTTCTCATCAACGAATCCTCCCCTCGCTACCAAGAAATGCTAAAGAAATCTGCGGGATACATATTAAAGCAAAAGTCTTCTTACTCTTCCTCACTTTCTCAAGATTCAACGGCCTATAAGCAAGCGTTAGTGGGATTTCAAATGGGGATAAAAATGGCTTACTTTAATGAGCAGTATCTTCAGAAATGGATGATTTACGCTTTTCTTTTCATCTTTTCTTTCACAATCACCGGTTCTCTTTTTTACCAAAAGTTTTTTTCTAAAACTGCTATCAATGATAACGAAGAAAGCATCTTTCGAACGGTAATTTCACATTTAATTCTATTCGGTGTCGGAATTTTCACCAAGCGCTCAGCAGAACAGTTTTCGCTATTCTACAACCTTACCACACGAACGCGCCTGATTGCCTTTGCCGCCTATTTTTTCATTTTCGGCTCTGTTTATGCGAATGCCTTTTCAAATAAGTGGATTGCCGGAATTCAATCCACGGATCTTTTTATCATTTTATCAATTCTTGATTACGGCGGTCTTCTCCTGCTTATTGGCTTTGTTCTTTTCTTTCAGCCACTTCGCCGTTATGGCACAATGATTCTTCGCGTTGCGAGTCTTTTAATATTTCTTATTACCCTTGTCATTACTTTTTTCAATTCAACAGAATCACTACAATTTGCTCTCCAAGCCAATCAAAATTCCACTAGTGATTTTTCTTTTGGTTA is from Chloroherpetonaceae bacterium and encodes:
- a CDS encoding 5-formyltetrahydrofolate cyclo-ligase, translating into MKIGEIKAARDALRSQMKAQRMALQAKQYDALCQALSLRLLELPEVTAARSVHLFLSIKEKREPDLTPLINALHQRGAAIAVPLVQGREIQSVALLPQSELHQAGFQVPVPKEVIAFDEKRLDVILVPLLAFDKKGNRLGYGKGFYDRFLERLQSEGVSAKALGVAFSFQEVPAIPLFDELEHRDFPLEMVITENGRVR
- a CDS encoding PP2C family protein-serine/threonine phosphatase, with product MNSTNPFNSQLLSVLKTLTLKDWAILIFQFIGSLFAGFVIFFLSIFFLSQVLINESSPRYQEMLKKSAGYILKQKSSYSSSLSQDSTAYKQALVGFQMGIKMAYFNEQYLQKWMIYAFLFIFSFTITGSLFYQKFFSKTAINDNEESIFRTVISHLILFGVGIFTKRSAEQFSLFYNLTTRTRLIAFAAYFFIFGSVYANAFSNKWIAGIQSTDLFIILSILDYGGLLLLIGFVLFFQPLRRYGTMILRVASLLIFLITLVITFFNSTESLQFALQANQNSTSDFSFGYQSLSTFLLVCGVSCYLQVARRVIIEKQKMEGELTLARKVQEKLLPQVSIETDTFSAFGNTICASEVGGDYFDFVPISHEGKLRAIAVGDVSGHNMAAGVLMAIVKSAFRSEIRHRDYQRPESISKLTAALNETVADLREKQMFVSFSAIIIDSASGLLHYANAGHLPILHYKSNQNTINEVYQKTPALGLLREIPFPHLSIPFETGDYFFLFTDGLTEVSTSKGEEFGIERLRQTIFDALQHSEPSPKVIYQRLVSSAEAFSSKQGFSDDVTLFIIKV
- a CDS encoding fumarylacetoacetate hydrolase family protein, which encodes MPEVQLGSEKRAVSNIFCVGKNYADHVREMKAIFAGTEENEPVVFSKPTSALVFNGGEISIPHFQGKPIAKELHHEVELVLLIGKNAENLSPEEAQTAVAGYGIGLDMTLRDKQTAAKKAGSPWFISKGFRSSAAVSPFIHSNNLEAAASLSLTLEKNGVRVQRGHTSQMIFNTRFIISYLSHLFGLQAGDLIYTGTPSGIGPVESGDRLVATLAESNMVLAKETLSSEMRNTESGNQEAPPQFLDQSILATLEIRIH